A region from the Cellvibrio sp. PSBB006 genome encodes:
- a CDS encoding glycosyl hydrolase, with the protein MFRFHKTLLCLSALFVSHSSLADITSYGAGNISDTINPASYKCAIDHGTWIYNAGVVQPGVSGCDPIGAPTPLTPKLVAPASEKPTMTHRWWGSVSFFGEMTVGDPSTAGYITPDPITARITNRGTRILGIPAGLQARDKEYIYPIPDPFSEVFDGIAVANTDYPNMSASLKDYSDGSVTVQWNSSDTPVMEATFVHGSPYIFFTALEGNLVVRTKAPDGGEKGIFYQQGNSLGVWTSVAGNRNHFLITGHDTTEFTNVNSAEIGVNNPVKRMTVTWLPQLASNPSTPMIESFEAHATTRVDEVFIDYSVDRSSNSVTVSHEYRFQDAPVTTMAGLLPMHWKNSDQALSGYKIRSARGVTQFAETSSFSYTIPFVGVLPYFPEGIGEYDPVQLQALITEFMNQGAANWNTAEDTYWAGKNYGKIAELAAIARSNDMVEEADTLINWLKAELEDWFRADTNGSLDTNKYFVYDDQWNTLLGLEESFGSHQQLNDHHFHYGYFVRAATEVCRVDPDWCGADAWGPMIELLIRDYAGGRDDTMFPYLRNFDPAYGFSWASGHANFALGNNNESTSEAANSYGAIVLYGLITGNDELVERGMYLHASSTSAYWEYWNNIDRFRGLDGDYDNFPAGYTRMTTSIIWGSGHVFSTWFSGAFAHILGIQGLPLSPLVLHIGQHADYLKDYVDVGMSGESSNGKPSGLPDDHWRDVWWNIWSMTDGTAALDDLETYGFDYVPEAGETKAHTYHWVHTFAKLGHTLTGTGELTADLPSAVAFHNNGVTTYLAYNYSTTETPVNFSDGVTLTAAPGSFSMTQQGEPNSSSSSSAASSVSSSTASSVASSSSSANTNCDEICLQEINTTTLRAIVTEGDIVDIHYTLNGGPQQNLRMLQDGSNWYYDITGLVAGDMINVSFTIIAGTGRTTPWQLHEFSGNGASSSSVASSSSAPTATSSASSANSESSASSAPSSASSSSTSAVVSSSSLGSSSQANSSSTESAASSQESSAISSNSSAASSRESHGGGGGSTSPFLLLLMLAVLGSGVVTKARSVRR; encoded by the coding sequence ATGTTCAGGTTTCATAAAACCTTACTCTGTTTGTCTGCACTTTTTGTATCCCACTCAAGCCTGGCCGATATTACCTCGTACGGCGCGGGCAATATCAGCGACACCATTAATCCCGCCAGTTACAAATGCGCTATCGATCACGGCACCTGGATTTATAACGCGGGCGTTGTGCAGCCGGGCGTAAGCGGTTGCGACCCTATCGGTGCGCCAACACCGCTCACCCCAAAACTGGTAGCACCCGCGAGTGAAAAGCCCACCATGACCCATCGCTGGTGGGGATCTGTTTCTTTTTTCGGCGAAATGACTGTGGGCGATCCGAGTACAGCGGGTTACATCACGCCCGATCCGATCACCGCGCGCATCACCAATCGCGGCACGCGCATACTCGGCATTCCTGCCGGTTTACAGGCAAGAGATAAAGAGTACATCTACCCTATTCCCGATCCGTTTAGCGAAGTGTTCGACGGTATCGCCGTCGCCAACACCGACTATCCCAATATGAGCGCATCCCTCAAGGATTACAGCGATGGCTCGGTCACTGTTCAATGGAACAGCAGCGATACACCGGTGATGGAAGCGACCTTTGTGCATGGCTCGCCTTATATTTTCTTTACCGCGTTGGAAGGCAATCTTGTTGTGCGCACCAAAGCGCCGGACGGTGGCGAAAAAGGGATTTTTTATCAACAAGGCAACAGCCTCGGCGTGTGGACCAGTGTTGCAGGCAATCGCAATCACTTTCTAATTACCGGCCACGACACTACCGAATTCACCAATGTTAATTCTGCTGAAATCGGCGTTAACAATCCCGTAAAACGCATGACGGTCACCTGGCTGCCACAGTTGGCGAGCAACCCCAGTACGCCAATGATTGAATCATTTGAAGCACATGCCACGACACGCGTAGATGAAGTCTTTATCGATTACAGCGTTGATCGCAGCAGCAACAGCGTGACGGTTTCCCATGAATACCGCTTTCAGGATGCACCGGTCACCACCATGGCTGGCCTGTTACCCATGCACTGGAAAAATTCTGACCAGGCATTAAGCGGCTACAAGATCCGCAGCGCACGCGGCGTTACCCAATTCGCTGAAACCAGCAGCTTCAGTTACACCATTCCTTTTGTTGGTGTACTGCCCTACTTTCCCGAAGGCATTGGCGAATACGATCCTGTGCAATTGCAGGCATTGATCACGGAATTTATGAACCAGGGCGCCGCCAACTGGAATACCGCGGAAGACACCTACTGGGCCGGTAAAAACTACGGCAAGATTGCGGAGCTGGCAGCTATCGCACGCTCAAACGACATGGTTGAAGAAGCCGATACGCTAATCAATTGGTTGAAAGCTGAATTGGAAGATTGGTTCCGCGCCGACACCAACGGCAGCCTGGATACCAATAAATATTTTGTGTACGACGATCAATGGAACACGCTGCTCGGACTTGAGGAATCCTTCGGTTCTCATCAACAATTGAACGACCACCATTTCCATTACGGTTATTTTGTTCGTGCCGCCACGGAAGTGTGCCGCGTTGATCCGGACTGGTGTGGCGCTGATGCCTGGGGCCCGATGATTGAATTGTTGATCCGCGATTACGCCGGTGGCCGCGACGATACGATGTTTCCCTACCTGCGCAACTTTGATCCGGCTTATGGTTTTTCCTGGGCTTCAGGCCACGCGAATTTTGCGCTGGGCAACAACAATGAATCCACCTCGGAAGCCGCCAACTCCTACGGTGCCATCGTGCTGTACGGTTTGATTACCGGAAACGATGAACTGGTTGAACGCGGCATGTATTTACATGCATCCTCAACCTCTGCCTATTGGGAATACTGGAATAATATTGATCGCTTCCGTGGTCTGGATGGCGATTACGATAACTTCCCCGCCGGTTACACGCGCATGACCACCTCGATTATCTGGGGCAGCGGCCATGTGTTTTCCACCTGGTTCAGCGGCGCCTTCGCGCATATCCTCGGTATTCAGGGGTTACCCTTAAGCCCGTTGGTATTGCACATCGGTCAGCACGCCGATTATTTGAAAGACTATGTTGATGTCGGTATGAGCGGCGAATCCAGTAACGGCAAGCCCTCCGGTTTACCGGATGATCACTGGCGCGATGTCTGGTGGAATATCTGGTCAATGACCGATGGCACTGCGGCATTGGATGATCTGGAAACATACGGTTTTGATTACGTTCCCGAAGCTGGCGAAACCAAAGCCCACACCTATCACTGGGTGCACACCTTTGCCAAACTCGGCCACACCCTGACCGGCACCGGCGAGCTGACCGCGGATTTACCCTCGGCAGTGGCCTTTCATAACAATGGAGTCACCACCTACCTCGCCTACAACTACAGCACTACTGAAACGCCCGTAAACTTTTCAGACGGCGTAACACTCACCGCAGCACCCGGCAGCTTCAGCATGACTCAACAAGGCGAGCCTAACAGCAGCTCTTCATCAAGCGCTGCCAGCAGCGTATCGTCCAGCACAGCGTCTTCCGTTGCATCCAGCAGTTCATCGGCCAATACCAATTGCGATGAAATTTGTTTGCAGGAAATCAACACCACCACACTCCGCGCCATAGTCACCGAAGGCGATATTGTGGATATTCACTACACCCTCAACGGTGGCCCACAACAAAACCTGCGCATGCTACAGGACGGTAGTAATTGGTATTACGACATCACCGGCCTGGTGGCCGGCGACATGATCAACGTCTCCTTTACGATTATTGCCGGCACCGGCAGAACCACGCCCTGGCAACTGCATGAATTCTCCGGAAACGGCGCATCGAGCAGCTCGGTTGCCTCATCGAGTTCGGCGCCTACGGCAACAAGCTCGGCGTCTTCTGCAAACTCTGAATCCTCTGCAAGCTCGGCGCCATCAAGTGCTTCATCATCCAGCACATCGGCAGTGGTATCTTCCAGCAGCCTTGGCAGTTCATCACAAGCAAACAGCTCGTCTACAGAAAGCGCTGCCAGTTCGCAAGAGTCGTCAGCTATTTCCAGCAACAGCTCAGCAGCCAGTAGTAGAGAAAGTCATGGTGGCGGTGGTGGTAGCACCAGTCCGTTTTTGTTGTTACTGATGCTGGCAGTGCTGGGTAGTGGTGTTGTAACTAAAGCACGTTCAGTGAGGAGATAA